Within the Candidatus Saccharibacteria bacterium oral taxon 488 genome, the region TAGCCGCACGCTCACCGTCAGTGATCGTCGCTAACCATTCCCAGCTTCCATCGGTTTGAAGTTGCGCCGTATGTAGTCGATAATTACCAGCGACACCGCCAACCGAGTCACGTTTGACAATACGGCTAACTTGGTGATTTTGCGGATTAATATCTTTGACGTGACCCGGTAGTAGTAGAGCCCGCTCGTCAATATACATACCAAGATATGTTGGCCGATTATTTGGCCCAGTCTCATGATTAAGTACCGCATTTACCAGTCCCCGAAACAGATCCCAGCGTTTCATATTTCTAGCCCCATACCGCTCGAGATATATCAGATTATTATCCTGTACATCCGGAATATCTGAGGCCAAGCCTAAGGCATCGGTTCGACCTACACTTACTGCCGCCTTGATTGATGCATCTGCGAGCGCAACATAAATACCACCCTCGACAAGATCGGCTTGCCTCCGAAGTACTTCGGGCGTAAACTGTTCAGATTGATACAATCGCCTTATCTCGGAGGCGCTGATATCTGGCTTCACATGTACGAGAGACTCAACCCACAGGCGGCGCAGATCATCACACAATGAATCAGTAATATCACCACCACTTAATCGAACTGTCTCAATCATATCCTCTCCTGTTTATGAAATATACTATAAATATCGAGCAATGCTGTCAAGAATCCACGCGTGCACTTCCTCTGGAGCTCCGACAGCTGACAATACCGGGATATTTCGCTCGGCGGCGATGGCTTCATAGGCGTGGTTAACTCTGTCCTGGAACGACTGCTCACGCGACTCAAACGTATCAGGATGAGCGACGTGCCCGCGCTCCGCGATGCGCTGCTGGCGCTGGGTGTCGCTGAGCGTTAAAATGATCATCGCATCCGGCTGCAGGTATCGCTCGTCGGTAAATAGCTTCGTCATCCGCATAATCTCCTCCGCATCTAGCCCGTCGCCATAGCCCTGATAAGCCAGTGTCGAGATGTAATTACGCGCACTCAGAACGATCTCGCCACGCTGCAGAGCTGGCTGGATCTTTTCGCGCCACAACTCGCGCCGCGCCGCTGAGAATAACGCTAGGTTAATTTCGCCGGAACGTACTAGATCGCCATTCTTAACGATGCGCCTCAGTTCATTGGCTACCGGCGTTGACTTTTCTGGATCGTCACTGCCTGGCTCTTCGACCACAC harbors:
- the tmk gene encoding dTMP kinase, whose product is MSRPGRYIVIEGNDGTGKSTQVAMLADYFRARGRIVCVVEEPGSDDPEKSTPVANELRRIVKNGDLVRSGEINLALFSAARRELWREKIQPALQRGEIVLSARNYISTLAYQGYGDGLDAEEIMRMTKLFTDERYLQPDAMIILTLSDTQRQQRIAERGHVAHPDTFESREQSFQDRVNHAYEAIAAERNIPVLSAVGAPEEVHAWILDSIARYL